From Triticum aestivum cultivar Chinese Spring chromosome 4A, IWGSC CS RefSeq v2.1, whole genome shotgun sequence, a single genomic window includes:
- the LOC123085654 gene encoding acetate--CoA ligase CCL3, whose translation MAAERDIDDLPRNAANYTALTPLWFLERAALAHPARASLVHGALRYTWADTYRRCRRLASALARRSVGHGSTVAVIAPNIPAIYEAHFGVPMAGAVVNCVNIRLNAPTVAFLLEHSSAEVVMVDQDFFSLAEDSLRIIADQKKGSFKKPLVIVIGDHTCDPSALQDALRTGAIEYEKFLETGDPEFAWKPPQDEWKSIALGYTSGTTSSPKGVVLHHRGAYLMSLSGALVWKMNDGAVYLWTLPMFHCNGWCYTWALAAICGTSICLRQVTAKAIFSAIANQGVTHFCGAPVVLNTLINAPPADTILPLPRVVDVMTAGAAPPPSVLAAMSKLGFRVSHTYGLSETYGPSTVCAWKPEWDILPDDERARLQARQGIRYVGLEGLDVVDPKSMAPVPADGSTLGEIVMRGNAVMKGYLKNPKANAEAFENGWFHSGDLGVRHPDGYIEVKDRAKDIIISGGENISSLEVEKAVYLHPAVLEASVVARADEQWGESPCAFVTLKVGVDGSDEAAMAANVIKFCRERLPGYWVPKSVVFGPLPKTATGKIKKHELRAKAKELGPVRKSRM comes from the exons ATGGCGGCGGAGAGGGACATCGACGACCTGCCGCGGAACGCGGCCAACTACACGGCGCTCACGCCGCTCTGGTTCCTCGAGCGCGCCGCGCTGGCGCACCCGGCCCGCGCGTCCCTCGTGCACGGCGCCCTGCGCTACACCTGGGCCGACACctaccgccgctgccgccgcctcgcctccgccCTCGCGCGCCGCTCTGTCGGCCACGGGAGCACG GTGGCTGTGATAGCTCCAAATATCCCAGCAATTTATGAAGCTCATTTTGGAGTCCCCATGGCTGGAGCAGTGGTCAACTGTGTCAACATTCGATTAAATGCTCCCACTGTTGCATTTCTGTTGGAGCACTCGTCAGCTGAAGTTGTGATGGTTGACCAAGATTTTTTCTCCCTGGCAGAGGATTCTTTGAGGATTATAGCAGATCAAAAGAAAGGTTCTTTCAAAAAGCCACTAGTAATAGTTATTGGTGATCATACCTGTGATCCTTCAGCCCTCCAAGATGCTCTGAGAACAGGGGCAATCGAATATGAGAAGTTCTTGGAAACTGGAGACCCTGAATTTGCATGGAAACCACCGCAGGATGAATGGAAGAGCATTGCCTTAGGTTATACTTCTGGAACGACATCTAGCCCAAAGGGTGTGGTTTTGCATCACAGGGGTGCTTACCTAATGTCACTCAGTGGTGCTCTTGTATGGAAAATGAACGATGGCGCGGTTTATCTGTGGACTTTGCCGATGTTCCACTGCAACGGCTGGTGCTATACATGGGCGCTTGCTGCTATCTGTGGAACAAGCATATGTCTTCGTCAG GTCACAGCGAAGGCCATCTTCTCAGCGATAGCCAACCAAGGAGTGACTCACTTCTGTGGGGCGCCAGTTGTGCTCAACACCCTCATCAACGCCCCTCCAGCTGACACCATTCTCCCGCTGCCTCGCGTTGTGGATGTCATGACTGCTGGCGCTGCTCCACCGCCCTCAGTCCTTGCGGCAATGTCGAAGCTCGGCTTCCGTGTCTCTCATACGTATGGCCTCTCGGAGACATATGGGCCATCCACGGTGTGTGCATGGAAGCCAGAGTGGGACATCCTGCCAGATGACGAGCGTGCCCGCCTCCAAGCTCGCCAGGGCATTCGCTATGTAGGCCTGGAGGGGCTCGACGTGGTCGACCCCAAGTCCATGGCGCCAGTCCCAGCGGACGGCTCCACCCTCGGAGAGATTGTCATGCGAGGCAACGCCGTCATGAAGGGTTACCTGAAGAACCCCAAGGCCAACGCCGAGGCATTCGAAAACGGGTGGTTCCATTCCGGCGATCTGGGCGTTCGACACCCGGACGGCTACATCGAGGTGAAGGACCGAGCCAAGGACATCATCATTTCCGGCGGGGAGAACATCAGCAGCCTGGAGGTGGAGAAGGCGGTGTACCTGCACCCGGCTGTGCTGGAGGCGTCCGTTGTGGCGCGGGCCGACGAGCAGTGGGGGGAGTCGCCATGCGCCTTTGTCACGCTCAAGGTCGGCGTGGACGGCTCCGACGAGGCAGCAATGGCTGCTAACGTGATCAAGTTCTGCCGCGAGCGCCTGCCCGGCTACTGGGTCCCCAAGTCCGTGGTGTTCGGGCCGCTGCCCAAGACGGCGACAGGTAAGATCAAGAAGCATGAGCTGAGAGCTAAGGCCAAGGAGCTGGGCCCGGTCCGGAAGAGCAGGATGTGA